The following are encoded in a window of Telmatobacter sp. DSM 110680 genomic DNA:
- a CDS encoding VWA domain-containing protein, which produces MATIAAQQIQPPPLVPTTAPPPPPGFEMSQSLDLDSGMPDPAQGLIRVDVTVTDKAGKPVTGLSQKDFTLLDNHQQQKIVTFQAFNGGIQPASSLEVILVIDELNMLAANLRFGKTEASNVDREAEKFLRSHGGVLQHPTIIYRLTEHGLFATSHATADGNELAHEIEQGGLERRIWAPSVIAEDVRNIGVGGGVSARISQSLIALGSIAIEERRKPGRKLMFWIGNGWQIENRKASGLPDFSVELLTRMREARINLWGSSEWPIYNSAGLPVPVVDYAMKEYLGGPKPDSTSFEYLSLPVLAARSGGGMLDTSHNLAVLIDEHVQEESRYYSITFDPPRTNQIDEYHHLQIELDQADMTVHSCEDYYDEPVFYDQPPVKQPVTVKELEALIAAAHDVSRSDLTLQLDGMQLTERLNSSKLAKLGKEVRGSKAREALEVVADESAFLTPPANEVLTTPPPNVATQRQIIAATISYINTTIPKLPDFFATRTTVQYHELPPKPNQTWKTATGDVSLYQGETATATLRFHNGKEQVEDQSITSDPSLHHGETSIARVKEEFMTDSPHSSGLERLQTIGTFGPILVAVMTAARLPHSDLEWVRWEQGESGPFAVFRYRVPEETRLFTAEFCCLANDFGAIPFKKSAPFHGEIAVDPSTGAIMRLTIQADLEWRQPLEQSNVMVEYRSVRKGARIFICPSKSVSISRQRRNMLIREWGEGFRVYAPFETLLNEMRFEKYHIFGSTSRILPDFIEVPQGK; this is translated from the coding sequence ATGGCGACAATCGCCGCGCAACAGATCCAGCCTCCTCCCCTGGTGCCGACCACGGCTCCTCCGCCTCCTCCAGGCTTTGAGATGTCGCAAAGCCTCGATCTGGATAGCGGGATGCCCGACCCCGCACAGGGACTCATCCGTGTGGATGTGACTGTGACCGACAAGGCAGGCAAGCCCGTAACAGGGCTCTCTCAAAAAGATTTCACTCTCCTCGACAACCATCAGCAACAGAAGATCGTGACGTTTCAGGCATTCAATGGCGGCATTCAGCCTGCCAGCTCCCTTGAGGTCATCCTCGTGATTGACGAGCTGAATATGCTGGCGGCGAATTTACGATTCGGAAAGACAGAGGCCTCCAATGTTGATCGCGAGGCGGAGAAGTTTCTGCGCTCTCATGGAGGGGTTCTACAGCATCCGACCATCATCTACCGCCTTACCGAGCATGGGCTTTTCGCAACGTCGCATGCCACGGCGGACGGTAATGAACTCGCTCATGAAATTGAACAGGGGGGATTGGAGCGCCGAATATGGGCGCCGTCGGTCATCGCAGAAGATGTCCGGAACATCGGCGTTGGCGGGGGCGTAAGCGCTAGGATCAGCCAATCGCTGATTGCCCTCGGATCCATCGCCATCGAGGAGCGCCGGAAACCGGGACGAAAACTGATGTTCTGGATCGGCAACGGGTGGCAAATCGAAAATCGCAAGGCCTCTGGGCTGCCTGATTTTTCAGTCGAACTCCTGACCCGCATGCGCGAAGCCCGCATCAACCTCTGGGGCTCATCAGAGTGGCCCATCTATAACTCGGCCGGTCTCCCTGTGCCCGTCGTGGACTATGCGATGAAGGAGTATCTAGGAGGGCCAAAGCCCGATTCCACCTCCTTCGAATATCTCTCGCTGCCTGTCCTCGCCGCTCGCAGCGGAGGTGGAATGCTCGATACCAGCCACAATCTCGCCGTGCTGATCGATGAACACGTCCAGGAGGAAAGCCGCTACTACTCCATTACCTTCGATCCTCCACGCACCAACCAGATCGACGAGTATCACCATCTGCAGATCGAACTGGACCAGGCAGATATGACGGTGCACTCTTGCGAGGATTATTACGACGAGCCGGTCTTCTATGATCAGCCGCCCGTCAAACAGCCCGTCACCGTGAAAGAGTTGGAAGCGCTGATCGCGGCCGCACACGACGTCTCCAGATCCGATTTAACGCTCCAGCTCGATGGCATGCAACTGACCGAACGTCTGAACAGCTCCAAGCTAGCCAAGCTTGGGAAGGAAGTGCGCGGGAGCAAGGCGCGCGAGGCGTTGGAAGTCGTCGCAGACGAGTCGGCATTCCTAACTCCACCAGCCAATGAAGTTCTCACCACGCCGCCGCCGAACGTCGCCACGCAGCGTCAGATCATCGCCGCCACCATTTCTTACATCAACACCACAATCCCAAAACTGCCCGACTTTTTCGCGACCCGCACGACCGTCCAATATCATGAGTTGCCGCCCAAACCGAACCAGACATGGAAGACTGCAACGGGCGACGTGTCCCTGTACCAGGGCGAGACGGCAACCGCTACTCTTCGCTTCCACAACGGGAAGGAACAGGTGGAGGACCAGTCCATTACGAGCGACCCGTCCCTTCACCATGGCGAAACAAGTATCGCCAGAGTGAAGGAAGAGTTCATGACGGACTCACCGCACAGTTCCGGTCTTGAGCGCCTCCAGACGATCGGCACCTTCGGCCCTATTCTCGTGGCGGTGATGACCGCTGCCAGACTGCCGCACAGCGATTTGGAATGGGTGCGCTGGGAGCAGGGCGAGAGTGGTCCCTTCGCCGTCTTCCGTTATCGCGTACCCGAGGAAACGCGACTCTTCACCGCTGAATTCTGCTGCCTGGCCAATGACTTTGGCGCGATCCCTTTCAAGAAATCTGCTCCCTTCCATGGGGAGATCGCAGTGGATCCATCCACAGGCGCGATCATGAGATTGACCATTCAGGCCGACCTCGAGTGGAGGCAGCCTCTCGAACAATCCAACGTCATGGTCGAATACCGTTCAGTGCGAAAAGGCGCAAGGATATTTATCTGCCCTTCAAAGAGTGTCTCCATCTCCCGGCAGCGTAGAAACATGTTGATCCGGGAGTGGGGCGAAGGCTTTAGAGTCTATGCCCCTTTCGAAACGCTTCTGAACGAAATGCGCTTCGAAAAATACCACATCTTTGGGTCCACCTCGCGAATCCTCCCGGACTTCATCGAGGTGCCACAAGGTAAATAG
- a CDS encoding sugar phosphate isomerase/epimerase family protein: MNISSRRSFLKASSAVVAAACVGGERLSAAPLRFPVGLQLYSVRNLLPKDFEGTLHQLAAAGYTEVEAAGYFDKTAADFGNALQKAGLKCVSTHHQLTQLKTQFDQLIQYGQAIGLEYIICSWAGVHRDPTRKGELNLDDWRYVADQFNAIGAKVKAAGMTFGYHNHTVEFGTENGVVFFDELLKRTDPNLVKFEMDCGWVVGGGHNPVEYLSKFPERFPLLHVKDMVKEPDGKLRNVVMGKGFIDYKPIFRAATGLKHYFIEQEEFEGDPMTELREDAEFMKKLDV, translated from the coding sequence ATGAATATTTCTTCCCGACGCAGTTTTTTGAAGGCTTCTAGCGCAGTGGTTGCGGCAGCGTGCGTGGGCGGTGAACGTTTGAGTGCCGCGCCGTTGCGGTTCCCGGTCGGATTGCAACTCTATTCTGTGCGCAACCTGTTGCCAAAGGATTTTGAGGGCACTCTGCATCAGCTGGCGGCCGCCGGTTACACAGAAGTAGAGGCGGCTGGCTACTTTGACAAGACAGCGGCAGATTTCGGTAATGCGCTGCAAAAGGCCGGGTTGAAATGCGTGAGTACCCATCATCAGTTGACGCAGTTGAAGACGCAGTTTGACCAGTTGATCCAATACGGACAGGCGATCGGGCTTGAGTACATCATCTGTTCGTGGGCTGGGGTGCATCGTGATCCGACCCGCAAGGGCGAGTTGAACCTGGACGACTGGCGGTATGTGGCCGATCAGTTCAATGCCATCGGCGCGAAGGTGAAAGCCGCGGGCATGACGTTCGGCTATCACAACCACACGGTGGAATTTGGAACTGAGAACGGCGTGGTGTTTTTTGACGAATTGCTGAAGCGCACCGATCCTAACCTGGTGAAGTTCGAGATGGACTGCGGCTGGGTGGTCGGCGGCGGACACAATCCCGTCGAGTACCTGAGCAAGTTTCCCGAACGCTTTCCGCTGCTGCACGTGAAGGACATGGTTAAAGAGCCGGACGGAAAATTGCGCAACGTTGTGATGGGCAAAGGATTTATTGATTACAAGCCGATCTTCCGCGCCGCGACGGGGCTGAAACACTACTTCATCGAGCAAGAGGAATTCGAAGGCGACCCGATGACGGAGTTGCGCGAAGACGCCGAGTTCATGAAGAAGCTGGATGTTTAG
- a CDS encoding RNB domain-containing ribonuclease, which yields MHSTKTLHFDLVAAAHAEMLAEGFQPDFPAGTDTELAAIKAHPELPAAPGAQDLRKLLWSSIDNDTSKDLDQIEWAEQLPDGRIRVLIGVADVDVRVPKGTLLDQHAQSETTSVYTGVKVFPMLPADLSEGITSLNENEDRVADVVEFMVDPTGCVSGGTVYRALVRNRAQLAYNSVGAWLEGRSPAPAKVAANADLAAQLKLQDKAAQVLVGCRFQHGALDLETIETQPLMSADDQAVGITSLEKNRATSLIEEFMVAANGTVARIFEAAGIPSIWRIVRTPKRWDRMVEVASGLGTKLPEQPDSKALNDFLLAQKQKDPDHFPDLSLTVVKLMGPGEYVLVKPNEPSPGHFGLAVRDYLHSTAPNRRFPDIITQRIMKAHLAKADQPYSEGDLSAMAQHCTQMEDAARKVERSMQKRIAAVVLHPRIGQSFPAIVTGVSQSGTFVRVLNPHVEGMLVNAGKPGSKFDVGDKLTVKLVNTDPQKGFIDFAV from the coding sequence ATGCATTCCACCAAGACTCTGCACTTCGACCTCGTGGCGGCCGCACACGCCGAGATGTTAGCCGAAGGTTTTCAGCCCGATTTTCCAGCTGGAACCGACACCGAACTTGCCGCCATCAAAGCGCATCCTGAATTGCCCGCAGCACCCGGAGCACAGGATCTTCGCAAGCTTCTCTGGTCCTCCATCGACAACGACACATCCAAGGATCTCGACCAGATCGAGTGGGCCGAGCAATTACCCGACGGTCGCATCCGCGTGCTCATCGGCGTCGCCGATGTAGATGTGCGCGTGCCGAAGGGCACCCTGCTCGACCAGCATGCGCAATCCGAAACAACTTCGGTCTACACCGGCGTCAAAGTATTTCCCATGCTCCCAGCCGACCTCTCTGAAGGCATCACCTCGCTCAATGAGAATGAAGATCGCGTCGCAGACGTAGTCGAGTTCATGGTCGACCCGACTGGCTGCGTCTCTGGGGGCACGGTGTATCGAGCACTGGTTCGCAACCGTGCGCAGCTTGCCTACAACAGCGTGGGCGCATGGCTGGAAGGCCGGAGCCCCGCACCCGCCAAGGTTGCTGCCAACGCTGATCTCGCCGCCCAGCTCAAACTTCAGGACAAGGCCGCACAAGTTTTGGTCGGCTGCCGCTTCCAGCATGGCGCTCTCGATCTTGAAACCATCGAAACGCAACCGTTGATGTCAGCCGATGATCAGGCAGTCGGCATTACCAGCCTCGAAAAGAACCGCGCCACATCCCTCATCGAAGAATTCATGGTCGCGGCCAACGGCACCGTTGCCCGCATATTCGAGGCTGCCGGGATCCCATCGATCTGGCGCATCGTCCGCACCCCCAAACGCTGGGATCGCATGGTGGAAGTTGCAAGCGGGCTGGGAACGAAGCTGCCTGAGCAACCGGATTCCAAGGCGCTGAACGATTTCTTGTTGGCGCAGAAGCAGAAGGATCCGGATCACTTTCCGGACCTCTCGCTCACGGTCGTCAAACTCATGGGTCCGGGCGAATACGTTCTTGTAAAGCCCAATGAACCCTCACCCGGCCACTTCGGCCTCGCGGTGCGCGACTACCTGCACTCGACGGCGCCGAACCGCCGTTTTCCCGATATCATCACGCAGCGGATCATGAAGGCGCATTTGGCCAAGGCCGACCAGCCTTACTCGGAAGGCGATCTGAGCGCGATGGCACAGCACTGCACGCAGATGGAAGACGCCGCGCGCAAGGTTGAACGCAGCATGCAAAAACGGATTGCTGCCGTTGTCCTGCATCCGCGCATTGGCCAGTCGTTTCCGGCAATCGTCACAGGCGTAAGTCAGAGCGGCACATTCGTGCGCGTTCTCAATCCTCACGTTGAAGGCATGTTAGTCAACGCCGGCAAGCCCGGATCAAAGTTCGACGTAGGCGACAAACTCACCGTCAAGCTGGTGAACACCGATCCGCAGAAGGGCTTCATCGACTTTGCCGTGTAG
- a CDS encoding Gfo/Idh/MocA family oxidoreductase, which yields MGPISRRDFVRLGAGAVSVAAAAKSIALEPSVLAAQSAPSDRKIRFVSIGTGIRGCDLLRSAKKVQSGVCVGTADLYEMHRKAGVEAYGSEVPTTKDYRELLDRKDVDAVVVAVADFQHRHVVLDCVAAGKDVYCEKPMSHNVADGLAMVKAVQDGKRIFQAGSQRVSSTVFKKAAEIYKSGRLGEVTSIEAYTDRNSPSGAWVYPVAPDASAETIDWTTWLRDAPQRPFDAARFFRWRCFADYGEGVAGDLFVHLLSGMQCVTGINAIPERAYSTGSLTHFKDGRDFPDLLVTLYDYPGVRVNMHCNQNNAAGDITIFYGKESTLTINGNTLTVTSQDTRPQPEGYALDGWTAETKKKYLDDWHAAHPQAPAPLPATETYSAPQGSDDTADHLSNFFQAVVTREHVVEDEVFGNNCAIACHMANHSYFHKNVAMWDAASQTIKG from the coding sequence ATGGGACCAATTTCACGCAGAGACTTTGTGCGGCTGGGGGCGGGCGCAGTTTCGGTGGCGGCTGCGGCTAAATCGATTGCGCTGGAGCCAAGCGTTCTGGCAGCACAGAGCGCGCCGAGCGATCGCAAGATTCGCTTTGTTTCGATCGGAACCGGGATTCGTGGGTGCGATCTGTTGCGGTCGGCGAAGAAGGTGCAAAGCGGCGTCTGCGTGGGTACCGCCGACTTGTACGAGATGCATCGCAAGGCCGGCGTTGAGGCTTACGGCTCTGAAGTTCCGACGACGAAGGATTATCGCGAGTTGCTGGACCGCAAGGATGTGGATGCGGTGGTCGTTGCGGTCGCGGATTTTCAGCACCGGCACGTGGTGCTGGATTGCGTAGCAGCGGGCAAGGATGTGTATTGCGAGAAGCCCATGTCACACAACGTGGCGGACGGGCTGGCGATGGTGAAAGCCGTGCAGGATGGGAAACGGATTTTCCAAGCAGGCAGCCAGCGCGTGAGCAGCACCGTTTTCAAGAAGGCGGCTGAGATCTACAAGTCGGGACGGCTGGGTGAGGTCACGTCGATTGAGGCTTACACCGATCGCAATTCCCCGTCCGGAGCGTGGGTGTATCCGGTGGCGCCCGATGCGAGTGCGGAGACGATTGACTGGACGACATGGCTGCGCGATGCTCCGCAGCGGCCGTTTGACGCAGCGCGATTCTTCCGTTGGCGGTGCTTCGCGGATTATGGCGAGGGCGTAGCGGGAGATCTGTTTGTGCACTTGTTGTCGGGTATGCAGTGCGTGACCGGAATCAACGCGATTCCGGAGCGTGCATATTCCACGGGAAGCCTGACTCACTTCAAAGACGGACGCGATTTCCCCGACTTACTGGTGACTCTCTACGATTATCCCGGCGTCAGAGTCAATATGCATTGCAATCAAAACAACGCGGCTGGCGACATCACCATCTTTTACGGTAAGGAGTCCACGCTGACGATCAATGGCAACACGCTCACCGTGACTTCGCAGGATACGCGGCCTCAGCCGGAGGGATACGCGCTCGATGGATGGACGGCCGAGACGAAGAAGAAATATCTGGATGATTGGCATGCGGCTCATCCGCAGGCACCGGCACCCCTGCCCGCGACGGAGACGTATTCAGCGCCACAGGGGTCTGATGACACCGCCGATCATCTTTCAAACTTCTTTCAAGCCGTAGTTACACGCGAGCACGTTGTTGAAGACGAAGTTTTTGGCAACAACTGTGCGATCGCATGCCACATGGCTAACCATTCTTACTTCCATAAGAACGTGGCCATGTGGGACGCGGCTTCACAAACGATCAAGGGCTAG
- a CDS encoding VWA domain-containing protein, translating into MRSSEPAENSVVVVFAFLYLALFSLSCPAQDFGVPSSGPSPTICPASAADNVAITVEVTDKSGHPITGLEAADFKIFDNKQSQKILAFRSVDAAHPPPVPMQVQIVIDAVNADAALVAQERDGVTAFLKQNSGRLEFATSLSILENSGLTPIAGPSKDGTALLTALNAAPALLRVINRSAGIWGAVERTEQATTLLKEMVSPESRTPGRKLVLFLSPGWPMLFNYELDQRGWLFDEIVDISNGLRESCISLYTLTPSNFGSNLAPSPAGDNLSLHDNFLNGVTKIADAQYADLSLQVLSEHSGGQVFIGANDIKTEINSILRSAAESYTLVFERAPGGRVTEYHAIRVVIDKPAVKIHTTAGYYVNGP; encoded by the coding sequence ATGCGATCGAGTGAGCCCGCCGAAAACAGCGTTGTGGTTGTCTTTGCATTTTTGTATCTCGCGCTTTTCAGTCTCTCCTGCCCTGCACAAGATTTCGGCGTTCCATCTTCAGGACCCTCGCCGACTATTTGCCCAGCTTCGGCGGCCGACAACGTCGCTATAACGGTGGAAGTCACAGACAAGTCGGGTCACCCCATAACAGGACTTGAAGCGGCCGACTTCAAGATCTTCGACAACAAGCAGTCGCAGAAAATCCTTGCATTTCGCTCTGTTGACGCTGCACATCCCCCTCCAGTTCCCATGCAAGTTCAGATCGTCATCGATGCCGTGAACGCAGATGCCGCTCTCGTTGCACAGGAACGGGATGGCGTGACCGCATTCCTGAAACAAAATTCCGGCAGGCTCGAATTTGCAACCTCCTTATCAATCCTTGAGAACTCCGGCCTGACGCCCATAGCCGGTCCATCAAAAGACGGTACAGCGCTGCTCACGGCGCTCAATGCAGCGCCGGCTTTATTGCGGGTTATCAATCGATCGGCTGGAATCTGGGGAGCTGTCGAACGCACCGAGCAAGCCACCACGCTGCTCAAGGAGATGGTCTCGCCCGAGTCGAGGACGCCCGGGCGCAAACTGGTTCTCTTTTTAAGTCCAGGCTGGCCGATGCTCTTCAACTACGAGCTGGACCAACGAGGATGGCTCTTCGATGAAATCGTCGACATATCCAACGGCCTTCGGGAGTCGTGCATTTCGCTTTACACCCTTACCCCCTCCAACTTCGGAAGCAATCTTGCCCCCTCCCCTGCCGGAGATAATCTCTCTCTGCACGACAACTTTCTCAATGGCGTCACAAAGATCGCGGATGCTCAATATGCCGATCTTTCTCTGCAAGTTCTCTCGGAACATTCCGGAGGCCAGGTATTCATCGGCGCTAACGATATTAAGACCGAGATCAACTCTATTTTGCGCAGCGCTGCCGAATCGTACACTTTGGTCTTCGAGCGTGCGCCCGGCGGCCGCGTCACGGAGTACCACGCCATCCGCGTCGTAATCGATAAGCCCGCAGTCAAGATCCATACCACGGCTGGCTACTACGTGAACGGTCCCTGA